In the genome of Fusarium poae strain DAOMC 252244 chromosome 1, whole genome shotgun sequence, the window TTTTGGCGGTGAAGTGTTGATTAATTCATCCAAGGCTTTGTTGCTGGTCCTAGTGTAAAGGAGTAAGTAAATAGACGAATTACATGGGCTGCCTGTCAGACGATATTTGGATTGTGGCTGGTGGTGGGTTCTATCGCGACGACGCAAGAGATAAGTGACGTtcatgatgaggatgagattATGATGAATCTAGAATGAGAATTCATCAGAAATGATTATCTTTAGATATTTCAACAATTACATTTGAACCAGGTTAGGTAGGAGGATTTGGGGAGCTTCCGCCACATATGCAGTTACGCCACTGACACGCTACAAGCTACGAGCGACCCTACCTAACCAAGTTCGGGCTGGCGCGGTATACTCCTAGGCTGCGATCTGAAATTTACGATCGCGACTTGAACTCTTCAATACACTGACGACTCCATACAATTTTTCaacgcctgcgcatcaattGCGAACCGATACATCCAGGCAGTCGCTATATCACTACTACAGTCGCGGCTCGTGACTAACTCATGGTCATTTAATAGTCTAACACCCCGGTTTTTGTCGAGAACATCGACGttctccaacaacaacaacaaccttcATATCTACCTAATTAATTTAGCCACCATGTCCGACGCAAATCGCGATGTGTCGCAGTACAAATACTCGGCCATGTCGAACCTGGTTCTCCAGGCCGACCGTCGTTTTGTCACAAGACGAACCGATGAGGCCACTGGTGATCCAGAGTCGCTGGCTGGACGCTTGAGTATTCGAGACATGGGCGCCCGAGTTGCACGCGACGACGCGCCGAAATCAAAGAAGCAGCCCGGCATGCCCGATATCGAGCGAGGTAGCCTAAGGGAAGGCGAGGATATTCTAGCACGGGAGCAAAAAAGACGAAAGGCTGAAGCCCCCCAATCGACTGGAGTCCTTGGCACCAACGATCTCCTTGTCGAAGGCATCACATACCGACCGCGAACGGCTGCGACACGGGCGACTTTCGATCTGATCATCACCATAGTAGCGAGTAATCTTGGCGACGTACCACATGAAGTTGTGCGCAGTGCAGCCGATGCTGTCCTGGAGTATTTGAAGGACGACGACTTGAAGGACCTGGATAAGAAGCGAGAAATCGACGATATTCTCGGTGTGTCATTAAGCCCTAAGCAGTTCAATGAGCTGGTGAATCTTGGCAAGAAAATCACAGATTACGACGCCcaggatgacgaggaggatgTTGCTATGGGAGGTGCCGACGGCGACGATGCTGAAATAGATGAGCGCCAAGGTGTTGCAGTCGCCttcgatgaagacgaggatgacgaggagggCGGCCTCGTTAATGAGGTCCGCGATGAGTcatctgatgatgaagaggaggaagagaatgATGAGAATGCTGAGGATAAGGCAGAAGATGCCGTTGCTGATGTAGGAGATGAGATGATCCTGGACTCGGCGCCCTCAGGAGGAAAACAGGACGAAAAGGAGAAGCACAGTGTACCAGCCCGGGATATCGATGCCTTCTGGCTACGGCGCGAAATTGGAACACTATACCCCGATGCTCACGAACAAACCGACAAGACAAAGGCGGCACTTCAGATCCTGTCCGGAGAACCTGGGGATGATGGTGAAGAAAAGTCTCTTCGTGAGGTTGAGAACGACCTCATGGAACTGTTTGACTTCGAGCATCACGAGCTGGTACAGAAGCTGGTGGAGAACAGGGAAAAGGTCTTCTGGCTTACCAAGCTAGCACGGACAGAGACACCTGAAGAACGCGCCAACGTAGAGCGAGAGATGGTTTCTGAAGGATTGCAATGGATTCTGGACGAGCTCAAGGGCAAGAGCACTGCCGAtggcaagaagggcaagatGGATATCAAGATGGACATTGATGTCCCAGCCTCCTTTTCAGCCGAAGCTCCCAAGACTGAACGTGCTGAGGGCCAGCTTGTTGGCGGACTTCAGCCCCGAAagctcatcaacctcgacaaCTTGGTATTCGACCAGGGAAACCATCTTATGACGAACCCCAAGGTTCGACTACCAGAGGGTTCGACCAAGAGAACGTTCAAGGGTTATGAGGAGATTCATATCCCAACGCCCAAGAAGCGTAACGAACCCGGTGATATCTTGACGCCCATTACCGATATGCCTGAGTGGGCACGAAACCCCTTCAGCCAAAACCAGTCTCTGAACAAAATTCAGTCAAAGTGTTACCCTTCTGCGTTTAACGATGACGGAAACATGCTTGTTTGTGCCCCTACTGGCAGTGGAAAGACAAACGTTGGTATGCTCACGATTCTCCGAGAGATTGGCAAGCATCGTGATCCTGAGACCGGCGATATCGACCTTGATGCTTTCAAGATCGTCTGTATCGCTCCTCTCAAGGCGCTTGTTCAGGAACAGGTCGGCAACCTAGGCAAGCGACTTGAGCCATACGGCATCAGGGTTGCAGAGTTGACGGGTGATCGCCAACTCACCAAGCAGCAAATCGCTGAGACTCAGATCATTGTCACAACACCTGAGAAGTGGGATGTCATTACCAGAAAGTCCAACGACCTGACCTATACCAATCTTGTACGCCTTATCATCATCGATGAAATCCATCTGCTGCATGACGACCGTGGTCCTGTGCTGGAAAGTATTGTCAGCCGAACTATTCGTAAGACCGAACAGACTGGCGAGCCCGTCCGAATTCTCGGTCTATCTGCCACCCTCCCCAACTACAAAGATGTTGCAAGTTTCTTACGAGTTGACACAAAGAAAGGCCTCTTCCATTTCGATGGCTCTTACAGACCCTGTCCTCTGCGACAAGAGTTCGTTGGTGTCACTGACCGTAAAGCCATTAAGCAGCTGAAGACCATGAACGATGTCTGCTACAACAAGGTCATTGAGCATGTAGGCACGAACCGCAACCAGATGCTTATTTTTGTCCATTCCCGAAAGGAGACTGCAAAGACTGCCCGTTATATTCGTGACAAGGCCGTCGAGTCAGACACGATTCATCAAATCCTTCGTCATGATGCTGGCAGTCGTGAGGTTCTTGAGGAGGCATCTTCTCAGGCAACTGACCAGGATCTGAAAGACATCTTGCCCTACGGCTTCGGCATCCACCACGCTGGTATGAGCAGAGCTGACAGGACAGATGTTGAGGACCTTTTCGCTCGTGGTGCTATCCAGGTTTTGGTGTGTACTGCTACATTGGCGTGGGGAGTTAACTTGCCTGCCCACACTGTCATTATCAAGGGAACGCAAGTTTACTCTCCTGAAAAGGGTAGCTGGGTCGAACTCAGCCCTCAGGATGTTCTCCAGATGCTGGGACGTGCTGGCCGACCCCAATATGATACATATGGTGAAGGCATCATTATCACAACGCAAAGTGAAATGCAGTACTATCTCTCGCTTCTGAACCAGCAGCTTCCAATCGAAAGTCAATTCGTTAGCAAGCTGGTGGACAACTTGAATGCCGAGGTTGTACTTGGCAACGTCAGGACTCGTGATGAGGGTGTTGAATGGCTAGGCTACACATATCTGTTTGTAAGAATGCTGCGCTCTCCTGGTCTTTATCAGGTTGGCGCAGAatatgaagatgatgaggctcTTGAGCAGAAACGAGTTGATCTGATCCATTCAGCAGCTATGGTTCTGCGCAAGTCAAATTTGATCAAGTACGATGAGAAGACCGGAAAGTTACAATCCACAGAGCTGGGTCGTATTGCATCTCACTACTACATTACCTTCGGATCCATGGAGACATACAACAACCTTATTCAGCCTTCCATCACAACTATCGAGCTCTTCCGTGTATTTGCTCTCAGCGCCGAGTTCAAGTATATCCCGGTTCGACAGGATGAAAAACTGGAGCTGGCCAAGTTACTGGGACGAGTGCCAATTCCCGTTAAGGAGAGCATTGAGGAACCTCATGCTAAGATCAATGTGCTTTTGCAAGCATACATCTCGCGTCTCAAACTCGAAGGCTTGGCCTTGATGGCTGACATGGTATATGTGACGCAATCCGCTGGTCGTATCCTGCGCGCTATCTTTGAGATTGCCTTGAAGAAGGGTTGGGCATCCGTTGCCAAGACAGCCCTGGACCTTTGTAAGATGGCCGAGAAGCGCATGTGGCCTACAATGTCCCCTCTACGCCAATTTCCCTCCTGTCCCAGGGACGTTCTCCAGAAGGTCGAGAAAATTGATGTATCTTGGAGTAGCTACTTCGACCTGGACCCCCCTCGCATGGGTGAGCTTCTTGGTTTGCCCCGAGCTGGTCGAACTGTCTGCGGCTTAGTATCCAAGTTCCCCCGAGTTGAGGTTCAGGCCCAGGTCCAGCCTATGACCAGATCGATGTTGCGTGTCGAGCTCAGTATCAGCCCCAACTTTGAATGGGACGATTCGATCCATGGTGCTGCTGAGAGCTTCTGGATCTTGGTAGAGGACTGCGACGGAGAGGACATCCTCTACCATGACACCTTCTTGCTACGCAAGGAATACGCCGAATCGGAGCAGAATGAGCATATCGTCGACTTTACCGTACCCATTACAGACCCCATGCCTCCCAACTATTTCGTTTCGGTTATCTCCGATAGATGGATGCATGCTGAGACTAGACTCCCTGTCGCCTTCCATAAGCTGATCTTGCCCGAGAAGTTCCCTCCCCATACCGAACTTCTCGAGCTCCAGCCTCTCCCCGTTGCCGCACTGAAGGTGCAGGACTACGTCAATCTCTATCCTTCATGGAAGCAGTTTAACAGAATTCAAACACAAACTTTCAACTCGCTTTACAAGACGGATCAGAATGTTTTTGTTGGAGCTCCCACTGGCAGCGGCAAAACCGTATGCGCTGAATTTGCTCTTCTAAGACACTGGACGAAGGGCGAGGTTGGTCGTGCTGTATACATTGCTCCTTTCCAATCACTTGTCGACACTCGCCTACAAGATTGGCAGAAGAGACTTGGGTCCCTCAACGGTGGTAAAGAGATTGTGAAGCTCACTGGCGAAACTGCCACAGACCTAAAGCTCTTAGAGAAGGGCGATTTGATCCTGGCGACACCCACCCAATGGGATGTGCTGTCTAGACAATGGAAGCGGCGCAAGAACGTCCAGACAGTTGAGCTCTTCATCGCTGATGAGCTCCACTTGCTTGGCGACTCCCAGGGCTACGTGTACGAGACTATTGTTTCTCGTATGCACTACATCCGTACCCAAACCGAGTTACCCCTGCGAATTATCGCACTCAGTGTCTCGCTAGCAAATGCCCGAGACATTGGTGAATGGATTGATGCAAAGAAGCATGACATTTACAACTTCAGCCCTCATGTCCGACCAGTGCCATTGGAGCTTCACCTTCAGTCATTTACCAACACCCATTTCCCTTCTCTTATGCTGGCAATGGCTAAGCCGACATACTTGGCCATCACACAAATGTCTCCTGACAAGCCTGCTATGGTTTTTGTACCCAGCCGCAAGCAGACTCGAGCAACTGCCCGAGATCTACTTGCTGCAGCGTTTgctgacgacgacgaggatcGTTTCCTTCATGCTGAGGTGGAACAGATGCAACCTCTGCTTGATCGCATTAACGAGGAGGCGCTCGCCGAAGCACTCTCTCACGGTGTTGGCTACTACCACGAGGCACTTAGCCAGAGTGACAAGCGAATTGTCAAGCATCTTTATGACAACGGTGCTATCCAGGTGCTTGTCGCATCTCGAGATGTTTGCTGGGAGCTGAACAGCACTGCCCACCTTGTCATAGTCATGGGTACACAATACTTTGAGGGTCGTGAGCACCGATATGTTGATTACCCTCTTAGCGAAGTGCTTCATATGTTTGGCAAAGCCCTTCGCCCGTCCAAGGATGGACGCGGCCGTGGTGTTCTTATGCTTCCCCAGGTCAAGCGCGAGTACTACAAGAAGTTCCTTAACGAGGCTCTTCCCGTCGAGTCACACCTACACAACTACTTGCACGATGTTTTCGTGACGGAGATCAGCACCAAGATGATTGAGTCTGGTGATGATGCGATCAACTGGACCACCTTTACATACTTCTACCGAAGGCTGCTCGCCAACCCTAGCTACTATAGTTTGACCAGCACAACACATGAAGGCCTCAGTAACTACATGTCTGATTTGGTTGAGACAACTCTGCGCGAGCTCAGCGAGTCCAAGATCATCGACttcgatgaagacgatggaTCTGTCGCACCTCAGAATGCCGCCATGATTGCCGCTTACTACAATATTTCTTATATCACCATGCAGACCTTCATCCTTTCGTTGGGCGCTCGTACCAAACTCAAGGGTATTATGGAGATTGTCACCTCGGCCACCGAGTTCGAGACGATTCAGATCAGACGTCATGAGGATAGCCTGTTGCGGCGTATCTACGACCGAGTTCCTGTTAAGATGTCTGAAGTCGTTTACGATTCGCCTCACTTCAAGTCTTTCGTTCTGCTCCAGGCGCACTTTTCTCGTATGCAGTTGCCAATTGACTTGGCAAAGGACCAGGAGCTTCTACTGACCAAGGTCTTGAGCCTTCTCAGCGCAATGGTTGACATCCTGTCTTCAGAGGGTCACCTCAATGCCATGAGTGCCATGGAGATGTCGCAAATGATTGTTCAAGCAATGTGGGATCGTGATAGCCCCCTCAAGCAGATCCCTCACTTTTCTCCGGAGGTTGTCAAGGTGGCTAATGAGTTTGGGTACGTAAAATGTTGTGATTCAGAAACCAAAGCATCAGCTAACAATCTTTACAGAATCAAGGACATTTTTGATTTCATGGAGGCCATGAATCCGGAGGAGAACGCCGATTATAACAAGCTCGTCAAGCGACTTGGCATGTCCCAAAACCAATTGGCAGAGGCGGCTAACTTCACAAACGACAAGTACCCcgatcttgagcttgagcaTGAGGTTCTGGATGAGGACGAAATCAGGGCTCGTGAACCCGCCTACTTGAACATCAAGATTACTCGCAatctggaggaggaagacggTGATTATGACTCTACTGTCCATGCACCGTTCTACCCCTCCAAGAAGATGGAGAATTGGTGGCTGGTTGTTGGCGAAGAGAAGACCAAGAGCCTCTTGGCTATCAAGCGAGTGACGATTGGACGGGAGCTCAATGTTCGTCTTGAGTACACCGTGCCATCGGAAGGTGAGCATGACTTGAAGTTGTTCCTAATGAGCGACAGCTACGTTGGAGTTGATCAAGAGCGGGAGTTCTCGGTTACAGTGGCCGAAGGCATGGACgtggacgatgatgatgatgaggaggatgaggacgaggacgacgagTAAAAGCTCATTGCCTACCCGAATTACCATGGCGATGGCCAGCGATGGCTTTGTACACTACTGCAGAATCACGAATGCGAatttaaggttataatatTCGAATCTATCAACTGGGACGATGACCTGGGACATTGCATGTGACTGAAATGTGCTCTTTGAGGGGAGATTTGCCGATACAAGTTGAGTTGCGCAGATGTTTAATGGTGCCGCACGAGTTTCAGAGGTGTGAAGGGTCGAGACAGGTATTCACAACACCAAACGCGTCTAGTCACGGCCAGACCGACGACGTGACTTTGGCGGGGAGGAAGAAGCGAAGACGCTGGGGAAAGAGACTAGGGACGCGCCCTTCAAATGGTCTCGTATATCTAAGCGTCGAATCAGCGTCAACTACGCGCTTGGCCTCTGATGTTGtgtgagaagaaaaagagcctggggttggggttgggTTGCTGATGACGCCGCCAGGCCCCTCAGAGTATCGGAAAAGCTGGCTGCAGGAgccacaagagacgaaattggtaggtcagcttatctTATTTACATTGGACTTTTagactgtttatttttgcGTCTTCACGACATTTCTGTTACCCACCAGCcagcctgcctgcctgccagATACTCATCACGTGACCATTCTTTCTCTGGTGACGTTTGAAAGTGCTTCCCTTGCTCAGGCTAAACCCGTTCACTCGTATCAGCGTTTTTTCTTTCGTCACCTCTAACACCCTAGCATCTCGACGAAGCACCTTTCTTTCATCAATTGCGCAACAATTTCATTAACAAACCTTCATCGCGCTACGAATCTTGCGCCCCATTGACGCGCGCGATACGTCTTCGAAGAGCTACGCGTTCGCCCATCTTTTGCCAAGTGGAATTATATCTCTAGTTGCTGTGTACATTGACCAGCGAAACATCATATCCATCTTTATAATGTCGGATCAGCTTACCGAGAAGCCTGAAGTCGATACTCCTGCTCCTGACGCGCAGGAAGCTCCTTCAGCCGAGAAGCCTGTGGAGCAATCATCAACCGGAGACGACGCCGCCATGACCGATGTCGAAGGAAATAAGGAGGAAACAAAGGTCGCTGAGGGTAAGTCTTGACTACAGAATGTCCAGCATCTACCGAGCGCTCGGTCGATTTGCTGTCGAAGTCGCGCCCTGATTTTTCGCGTGCTCTTTTGCACAGGCGCGTCCTTCCCTCTGTCAGACTCATGCTGACCATGCTGCGCAATTAGGAGGCAACGAATCCGGAAACCCAGAGAAGCCTGTCGGAAACACAGACGCGACCGAAGCACCAAAGCCCGAAGAAGAAGGTGCGGATATTGAAATGAAGGACGCGCCCGAGACTCCGGCTGCCGGGGAGACCAAGACAGAGAACTCGGCACCCTCTGTTGATGGCGAGACAGCGGCCGAAAACGCTGCCACCGAAACTACAGGAAAGGGCAAGAACAACCGACGCAAATCAACTGGTGGCAACAGCCGCAAGAGCCTGGCCAAGAAAGCCTCAAAGGCGCGCCTCACGCATCTGGACGCCAAGCCAGGAGACCACTTCTTGGTCAAGCTCAAGGGATTCCCCGCTTGGCCTGCCATCATCTGTGATGAATCAATGCTTCCACAAGCTCTGGTCGATAGTCGCCCCGTAGCTGCAGCACGGCCTGATGGTACCTACACAGAGGCCTATGCCGATGGTGGCAAACGTGTCAACGACAGAACCTTCCCTGTCATGTATCTCCACACCAATGAATTGTAAGTTGCACCCTATCGGGACCCTGGGCTCTCGCTGACATGACTACAGTGGCTGGGTGCCAAACACACAACTTACAGAGCTTACACCTGAGAAGGCTTTGGAAACCATTACCGAAAAGATGCGCAAGGATCTCAAGGAGGCATTCACGCGCGCATCCGAACACAATGACCTCGATACCTACAAGGACATGCTGAAGCAATTTCAAGAAGAATACATTGCAAAGCAACAAGCCGCAGCAACAcccaagaagaccaagaagggAAAGGCTAAGGCCTCCGACGAAGATGTCGATATGGAGGATGTCGATGATACCACAACGGAGAAGTCAAAgtccaagaagcgcaaggccgAAGATGACGTGAGCGTAAGCACGATCTCTGCATGCTTGTTTGAAACTAAGATGCTAACTGTTCCCGAACCAGACACCGCAGAAGCCTGACTCCGTTAAGAAGCCCAAAATCAAACTTAACACTTCCACCCCTAAGGCTGCCAACGGCACTCCCAAGACCAAAGAAGACTCTGccgccaagaccaaggttAAGGTTAAAAAGACTAGTGATGCAAAGGCCGAGGGcaacaagaaggccaaggtgACTCCCGAGGAGCGACGACACCAGAAAGAGGTACAGAGATAACAGTCTGCAATAGTTTCGGACAGTGCTAATTATCGAACAGAAAGAGGTACTCTACCTTCGACATAAGCTTCAACGTGGTCTCCTCACCAGAGATCAACAGCCCCAGGAAACAGAGATGGAGCAGATGTCCGAGTACGTCACTATGCTGGAGAAGTTGAAAGATTTGGAGGTGTCTATCATCCGCACGACAAAGATCAACAAGGTTCTCAAAGCCATTCTCAAGCTGGAGTCAATCCCACGTGAGGATGAATTCCACTTCAAGGACCGTTCGCAAGTTCTTTTGGACAAGTGGAATAAGCTTTTGACTGCCGAAACCGCAGCCCCCGCCGCAGAGTCCGCCAACGGTGTGAATGGCAGCTCGGAAGCCAAGccagaggagaagaaggacgacaGCGGTAAGGAGACCACCGAGGAACCCAAGTCGGAGGCTCCAAAGGCATCGGAGCCCAAGGTCGAAAAGCCCAACGAGGATGACAAGtccgaagaagagaaaatcGAGGAGACACCACAAGCCTCAGCTtctgaagagaagaaggacgacgTAAGTGCTGGTCTTGACGCCTACCCCACCGGAACTCACATTGCTAACATGAACGAAGACTGTCGCTCCTCCTGAGCCCGTCGAAACCGCCGCTTAGGTTAATTATGGTGTTGCGAGGCTCATTGTGATTTAGAACAAATTCTTTCGTGGCGTCAAGGTTATGGTCTACCAGTACTGGTATTTTCCGTCTCGTTTACCTTTTTCTTACGGTCTTCTCTTTTCAATTGTGGTAAAAGTGACTTACTTCGTCGCGTCTTTTTCGCTATCTGTATGAATATCTGCCAAATTTGGTGACAGAGCTGCGGCGCGACTCGCTTCAGTCGTGATGGCTTGGCAGGGATGGGGGCAAGAAATGTCTTTTCCAGGGGTGTACAAACGGCAAAAAACTGAGGATGCTGGGGTTCAGAGCCTCGTCTAATATGGGATTCTTTGAACCAGAGGATGGGAAGAGCTCACATCCCAGGTGATATAAGGAATGGCATGTGAAGctcaaggacaaggatgAGACGAAATCTGAGAGGAGGCGCATCAAACGAAGGTGGGTTTGGTGAGCAATAGCATACAGATGATGAACGGGACAAAGAACTAGATGTACTCGAGGatgaaatttatatattcaAGAAACATTACAAGTTGCTTTTTCAAACAGCCGTACTGTTTccatctacctacctaggtacctacctaggtagtggGTTGTGGAATATGAACTCTTATCTGAGCGTTACGGCGCAAATATACGGTAGGGTGAACGAACACTCAGGCTGTTTGTAGCGGTCGCTAGGATACAGTGCGTAATACAGTGCTATAGAACGCGCTCACCGTCTGAAAACGCGTTGACCTTTAATACTAAACTGAGCTTCATGGGTTTCATCTCCAGAATTTTGTCATTATCAGCGTCGTCAAATAACTAAACATGACACTTGAAGAACCTGAACAAGAAGCCTATACTCAAGAGGACCATCAGGTAACATATAACCCCGTTTCAAGGTTCATGGACTGTTTCCGCTAATGAACAGACAGGTCGCCTATATTTTTGACCCTGAAGATGACGGGACGCAGAAGAAGTCCGTTAAACGGAAAAGAGTGTCAAGGCAGGCTCAGAAAGATGAAGAATCTATCAAAgactcatcatcgtctttcGTACCTCTGCTAAACGGCGCCGAAAAGCCCGAGTTTGTCCACTTAAGGGAGACCTTATTTGAAGAGAGCTGGACTAAAGTTGATAAACGTATTCAGGTGAGTGTATGTGACTTCTCCCTGAAACCATTCTTACCTAAAAATAGGAAACTCTCAGGAATTCCAATTTGGAAACTCTACACGAAGTCAGTGATTTCGTCAATGATGCAGTGACAGACTCGTAAGGACCCAGCCCAGAGATTAATTGTCCATATACACGCAGCCCCTAATTCTCGTACAGTGGGGATAGGATTCCATCAGCCTTCATCATCACCGGGCCCAACATTGCTTCACAGGACCTTCTCTTCCAACAGTTGTCAGAGACACTACAAGAAATAACGCCAAGCAAGTTTGTTGGCCTGCGGTCCTCAGAAGCATCAACTCTCAAAGCAACGTTGAAAAAGGTTATTCGAGATGTTACGGCCAAAGCctctgatgacgaggacgatgatcTCCAAGTTGGAGATGGCCGTGAGGTAAGTCACCTAACTCGACAGAATGAATACGTTCTTACATGTCACAGGGGCGGCGTCATCTTGACTATGATCTTGAGGCATTGCACGGATTTATCAAATCTCAGAATTGCAAACATGTCTTTGTTGCATTCCAAGACAGCGAGGGCTTTGACAGCAGTCTGTTGTCAGACTTGATCATTCTCTTCAAGTATGTTTTCCCTTCTTGAAACTACTTCTTGTCTGCTAACCCTTCAAGCTCTTGGCGCCCACGTATCCCCTTTACTCTTCTATTTGGTATCGCCACATCAGTCGAGCTCCTTCAGGCCAGACTTCTCAAGGCTGCATGCCAGCAGATTTATGGAGCACAGTTCGACGTGATCCAGACCTCGGCAATTCTTGAGACCGTCTTCAAAGCCGCCGTGGCAGCGTCGGATACTCCTGTGTTGATGGGCACGTCACTTCTTCACAGCATGTTGGATCGACAGCATGACCAGGTCTCAGGCATCCAGACTTTTACCATGTCCTTAAAGGTAAGTTCTACAGTTGAAACAAAGTTGAATTCTTACTAAGAGCGATAGTACGCTTACATGTGTCACTTCTATGCGAATCCCCTCAGTGTCCTTTCTCATGCGCCATCTTTTCAAGCAGAGCATATTGAAGCAATCCGGCATACAAACTCTTTCAGAGAAAATATTGAGAGTGCAGTGGAAACTGGAGTCTTGGATAACGTGCAATATGCCAAGGATCTGCTCGAAAACAATGACTTCCTTGCCATGCAAGTCCAAGATAGCCTTGCCGCTCGGCAAGAACATATCGAAGACTTCTTGCGGGCACTTCTTATTCTCAGAGAAGCAGAAGCCCAGGACATTGAGTTTTCAAGAGCTTATGTTGAGGCTATGGACGAGGGCATCTCAGTAACAGAGAGCTCAAAGGCTGTCGATTCGGTGCAGCGCATGGATGCCGGCGAGTTACTGGCTCTACTTCGAAAGTTGGTTGCAATTTTGCAAGACGGAGAGGTTGATCTACTATTAGGACCGGCAACAAAGCAGGCGGATATTGATTTCCAAAATGCACTATCAAGGCAGCTTGTGAGCTTGGAACAACTGCATTCGAAAA includes:
- a CDS encoding hypothetical protein (BUSCO:12010at5125), which encodes MTLEEPEQEAYTQEDHQVAYIFDPEDDGTQKKSVKRKRVSRQAQKDEESIKDSSSSFVPLLNGAEKPEFVHLRETLFEESWTKVDKRIQETLRNSNLETLHEVSDFVNDAVTDSGDRIPSAFIITGPNIASQDLLFQQLSETLQEITPSKFVGLRSSEASTLKATLKKVIRDVTAKASDDEDDDLQVGDGREGRRHLDYDLEALHGFIKSQNCKHVFVAFQDSEGFDSSLLSDLIILFNSWRPRIPFTLLFGIATSVELLQARLLKAACQQIYGAQFDVIQTSAILETVFKAAVAASDTPVLMGTSLLHSMLDRQHDQVSGIQTFTMSLKYAYMCHFYANPLSVLSHAPSFQAEHIEAIRHTNSFRENIESAVETGVLDNVQYAKDLLENNDFLAMQVQDSLAARQEHIEDFLRALLILREAEAQDIEFSRAYVEAMDEGISVTESSKAVDSVQRMDAGELLALLRKLVAILQDGEVDLLLGPATKQADIDFQNALSRQLVSLEQLHSKTQKEGVTLRSKYSGQSKIARTTVIAQKVQLSHDSAALTEEDKQLTQIVNNITVLLIEHVQIPKPGSMLLSESWLYDSRAPSRDVFVPRPRTVLERSLTRPHDYLSCSCCKPGGEETPATLPATALLYRLYTETGSLINVADLWAAFSALISNEETDERKSLVLFYRALAELRVLGFVKASKKKADHIAKLKWL